The Thalassoroseus pseudoceratinae genome has a segment encoding these proteins:
- a CDS encoding efflux RND transporter permease subunit gives MLNAIIRFALRQRLLVIALALFLMGYGGWQAMHMGIDVFPNLNRPRVVVMTEAHGMAPEEVESLITFPLETALNGANGVQAVRSSSGVGVSVIYVEFDWGTDIYTDRQIVAERIALAEERMPPGVKPTLAPISSIMGQITMLGMWSESGETDPLELRTLADWVVRQRLLTIPGVSQVFTMGGGRKQFQVLVDPDDLLRYGVTLHDVKQALIKSNRNTTGGYLDEQGPNELLVRALGRVQTVEDLQKLVITIRDGRPVALQEVARVQEGPQVKRGDSAAFVRESESEFTGGPAVVLTVNKQPNADTREVTDAINEALADLENSLPDDIHIETTYSQRAFIDRAIHNVVEALADGGILVVVLLFIFLMNFRTTFITLTAIPLSLTMTALIFAAFGFSINTMTLGGLAVAIGELVDDAIVDVENIFRRLRENIHKPQGEQKNPLLVVFQASAEIRNSIVFGTVIVVLVFVPLFALSGMEGRLFVPLGMAYMVSLLASLFVSLTVTPVLSYLLLGRKGIWPFVSPLLAFGISAAVFYWVLPRIADSAESPGLSPSNPLFWTLVATVPIWLLILLADWFGGGEKEGVFLRTLKWIAGVVIHLSTRLAIPILILATLGVTWAGITMSRLESDFLPPFNEGTVQLNVVLPPGTSLSTSNEISESVEDRLKQIDAIVGFARRTGRAELDEHAEGVNVSEFIIDIDPKTEQSREEILEELREAMADIPGIVTAVEQPLAHLISHMLSGVKAEIGIKLYGDDLDVLRSKAKEMEALIRGVPGVTDLQVEQQVVIPQLRIEVDRDKLLLYGLTPDDVNEYVETAMNGDVISEVLIGQRTFDLFVRFDEPYREDLDKLRRLSVELPDGGTTLLSSVAKIYRSGGPNTINREQVRRRIVIQSNVANRGLVDVVQDIQETLKNVDLPPGYFLEYGGQFESQQSASRTLVVLFAISLTGVFLVLYTMFRSVNFSLQVMAALPMAFIGSVIALVLTDQTLTVAAMVGFISLGGIASRNGILLLNHYLHLVQYEGEGWTRSMIVRAGQERLAPVLMTALTSGIGLLPLATAAGEPGKEVLYPVATVIIGGLVSSTLLEFFVRPALFWTFGRGVGEKIVSEARQEVPLVEEAQMHSAV, from the coding sequence ATGCTCAACGCCATTATTCGATTTGCTCTCCGGCAGCGGTTGCTTGTCATCGCGTTGGCTCTGTTCCTGATGGGATATGGTGGCTGGCAAGCGATGCACATGGGAATCGACGTTTTCCCCAACTTGAATCGTCCGCGAGTCGTCGTGATGACCGAAGCCCACGGTATGGCCCCGGAGGAAGTCGAGTCGCTGATTACATTCCCGCTGGAAACCGCCCTCAACGGTGCCAACGGTGTGCAGGCGGTGCGGAGTTCCTCCGGCGTGGGTGTCTCGGTGATCTATGTCGAGTTCGACTGGGGAACCGACATCTACACCGACCGGCAAATTGTCGCCGAACGCATTGCACTCGCCGAAGAGCGTATGCCGCCAGGAGTCAAACCGACGCTGGCCCCGATCTCTTCGATCATGGGCCAGATCACAATGCTGGGCATGTGGAGTGAATCTGGCGAGACCGATCCGCTCGAACTTCGGACACTCGCCGACTGGGTGGTGCGTCAAAGACTCCTAACGATTCCTGGTGTTTCACAAGTTTTCACGATGGGCGGCGGACGCAAGCAGTTTCAGGTATTGGTCGATCCCGATGATTTGCTGCGGTACGGCGTGACGTTACACGATGTCAAACAGGCCCTTATCAAGAGCAACCGCAACACCACTGGCGGCTATCTCGACGAACAAGGGCCAAACGAACTGTTGGTACGGGCGTTGGGTCGTGTGCAGACTGTCGAAGATTTGCAGAAGCTGGTTATCACCATCCGAGATGGACGACCGGTGGCACTTCAGGAGGTGGCCCGTGTGCAGGAAGGACCACAGGTCAAACGTGGCGACAGTGCGGCGTTCGTTCGCGAATCTGAGTCCGAGTTTACCGGTGGTCCGGCAGTCGTGCTGACGGTCAACAAACAGCCCAACGCCGACACCCGCGAAGTTACCGATGCTATCAACGAGGCCCTTGCCGATCTTGAAAACTCATTGCCGGATGACATCCATATTGAGACGACTTACTCGCAACGTGCATTTATTGATCGAGCGATTCACAATGTCGTCGAAGCACTAGCCGATGGCGGCATTCTGGTGGTCGTGTTGCTGTTCATCTTCTTGATGAACTTCCGCACGACGTTTATCACGCTGACCGCGATTCCACTCTCGCTGACAATGACCGCCTTGATCTTTGCGGCCTTTGGATTTTCGATCAACACCATGACGCTCGGCGGGCTCGCCGTCGCTATTGGGGAACTCGTTGACGATGCGATTGTGGACGTGGAAAATATCTTTCGCCGACTGCGAGAGAACATCCACAAGCCGCAGGGAGAGCAAAAGAATCCATTGCTGGTCGTGTTCCAAGCCAGCGCGGAAATCCGCAACTCGATCGTCTTTGGAACAGTGATCGTCGTACTAGTGTTCGTGCCGTTGTTCGCGCTTTCTGGAATGGAAGGCCGGCTATTCGTGCCGTTGGGCATGGCCTATATGGTCTCACTGTTGGCGTCGCTGTTCGTATCGCTGACGGTCACGCCGGTGCTGTCATATCTGCTGCTAGGTCGCAAAGGGATTTGGCCGTTCGTCTCCCCGCTGCTGGCCTTTGGGATCTCGGCGGCAGTGTTCTACTGGGTGCTGCCGCGGATTGCCGACTCGGCGGAATCGCCGGGGTTGTCTCCATCAAACCCGCTGTTCTGGACGCTGGTCGCGACCGTGCCGATCTGGTTGTTGATCTTGCTGGCCGACTGGTTTGGTGGCGGCGAGAAAGAAGGGGTGTTTCTACGCACGCTCAAGTGGATCGCCGGTGTGGTCATCCACTTAAGTACGCGGCTGGCAATTCCCATCCTGATTCTCGCGACTCTCGGAGTGACCTGGGCGGGTATCACAATGAGCCGGTTGGAAAGCGACTTCCTGCCGCCGTTCAACGAAGGAACCGTGCAGCTTAATGTCGTATTGCCACCGGGGACTTCGCTCAGCACGTCCAACGAGATTTCGGAGTCTGTCGAAGACCGGCTCAAACAAATTGACGCGATCGTTGGCTTTGCTCGTCGCACTGGTCGGGCCGAACTCGACGAACACGCCGAGGGCGTCAACGTCAGTGAGTTCATCATCGACATCGATCCCAAAACCGAGCAGTCCCGTGAGGAAATCCTCGAAGAACTTCGGGAAGCGATGGCCGATATCCCTGGCATCGTCACCGCCGTCGAGCAACCACTCGCTCACTTGATTTCCCATATGCTTTCCGGCGTGAAAGCGGAAATCGGCATCAAACTCTATGGCGATGACCTGGACGTACTGCGGTCGAAAGCGAAGGAGATGGAAGCCCTGATCCGGGGCGTGCCAGGTGTGACTGACTTACAGGTCGAGCAACAAGTGGTCATTCCTCAACTCCGAATTGAAGTCGATCGCGATAAGCTCTTGCTCTATGGCCTGACACCGGATGATGTCAACGAGTACGTCGAAACCGCGATGAATGGTGATGTCATCTCGGAAGTGCTGATCGGTCAACGTACATTCGATTTGTTCGTGCGATTTGATGAACCGTACCGTGAAGACTTGGACAAACTGCGGCGACTGTCTGTCGAACTGCCCGATGGCGGGACCACTCTGCTCTCATCGGTTGCTAAGATTTACCGCTCGGGCGGACCGAATACGATCAATCGCGAGCAGGTTCGTCGGCGGATTGTGATTCAATCCAACGTCGCCAATCGCGGCTTGGTCGATGTGGTGCAAGACATTCAAGAGACACTCAAGAATGTCGATTTGCCGCCGGGCTACTTCCTCGAGTACGGCGGGCAGTTCGAGAGTCAACAGTCGGCGTCACGCACGCTCGTCGTGTTGTTCGCGATCTCGCTGACCGGCGTGTTCCTCGTGCTCTACACAATGTTCCGTAGCGTGAACTTTTCGCTGCAAGTCATGGCAGCCTTGCCGATGGCGTTTATCGGTTCGGTGATAGCTCTCGTGCTGACCGACCAGACGCTGACCGTCGCCGCAATGGTCGGTTTCATCTCCCTCGGCGGTATCGCCTCACGGAACGGGATTCTGTTGCTAAACCATTACCTCCATCTTGTGCAATACGAGGGGGAAGGTTGGACTCGGTCGATGATCGTCCGTGCCGGCCAGGAACGCTTGGCTCCGGTGCTGATGACGGCACTGACCTCCGGCATTGGATTGCTGCCGCTGGCGACTGCTGCGGGCGAGCCAGGTAAGGAAGTGCTGTATCCGGTGGCGACGGTGATCATCGGTGGTCTTGTCAGCAGCACGCTGTTGGAGTTCTTCGTCCGTCCCGCTTTGTTCTGGACTTTCGGACGCGGCGTCGGTGAGAAGATCGTCAGTGAAGCTCGCCAAGAGGTCCCGCTCGTTGAAGAAGCTCAGATGCATTCGGCGGTATAA